The Apium graveolens cultivar Ventura unplaced genomic scaffold, ASM990537v1 ctg69, whole genome shotgun sequence genome has a window encoding:
- the LOC141703633 gene encoding uncharacterized protein LOC141703633, which yields MERSFELVRLGDDQKTVYTTYFLKGEVIYWWDSIKALEEVQPVTWERFKELFLEKYYPKYVQKQMEVKFLELKQGKMTVLEYEKNFIELSRFVTKYVGTEEEKAQRFQQGLEYWIRDRVSMLKIDIYAGVV from the coding sequence atggagagaTCTTTCGAGTTGGTTCGACTAGGGGATGATCAGAAGACTGTATATACCACGTATTTTCTGAAAGGGGAAGTAATTTATTGGTGGGATTCAATTAAAGCTTTGGAAGAGGTTCAACCAGttacttgggaaagatttaaagaactgtttttagagaagtattaTCCCAAGTATGTACAGAAGCAAATGGAAGTGAAGTTCctagagttgaagcaagggaagATGACAGTCTTGGAATATGAAAAGAATTTTATAGAGTTATCGAGGTTTGTGACCAAGTATGTGGGTACCGAAGAAGAGAAGGCTCAAAGGTTCCAACAAGGGCTCGAATATTGGATCCGAGATAGGGTATCAATGCTTAAGATTGATATATATGCAGGAGTAGTTTAG